One genomic window of Gemmatimonadales bacterium includes the following:
- a CDS encoding GspH/FimT family pseudopilin has product MISPNAAARQATIGRTAPRGTAGFTLMDMIIVMVIMGILIAIAGPKFYHITSHVRVDEATTIVATDLRQAVSLAAREQKPVTVTTETSTRYIIKDRAASPADTVRLRRNLAVSAMSGVGSVSFSPASVVVYPNSTVSGALTVTLTTDSYTRTVTMSAAGQVRIQAP; this is encoded by the coding sequence ATGATTTCACCGAATGCAGCGGCACGGCAGGCGACGATCGGCCGGACGGCCCCCAGGGGAACGGCCGGTTTCACGTTGATGGACATGATCATTGTCATGGTCATCATGGGAATCCTGATCGCCATTGCCGGCCCGAAGTTTTATCACATCACGTCGCACGTCCGGGTTGACGAGGCGACCACGATCGTGGCGACCGACCTGCGCCAGGCCGTCTCGCTCGCAGCACGCGAACAGAAACCGGTGACGGTGACGACCGAGACATCGACACGGTACATCATCAAGGACCGGGCAGCATCGCCGGCGGACACGGTCCGCCTGCGGCGCAATCTTGCGGTGTCGGCGATGAGCGGGGTGGGGAGCGTGTCGTTCTCGCCGGCGTCGGTGGTGGTCTATCCGAACAGCACGGTGAGCGGCGCGCTGACCGTGACGCTGACCACCGATTCGTACACCCGCACCGTCACCATGTCGGCCGCGGGCCAGGTCAGGATTCAAGCACCATGA
- a CDS encoding prepilin-type N-terminal cleavage/methylation domain-containing protein — protein sequence MTKQRRCDTRAGFSLFELLIAVVVLGFAAAGLGKLMLGAAQSGRHAGAQGYRTAILNGEVARITAAPIGSLDDGTTTTTVTSQPLPYILTTVVATSGTAQTVTITVAPTGGDSIAPVTRTIARTLVTTDPF from the coding sequence ATGACGAAGCAGCGCCGGTGCGACACGCGAGCGGGGTTCTCGCTCTTCGAACTGCTGATTGCCGTCGTGGTCCTGGGCTTCGCCGCCGCGGGGCTCGGCAAGCTGATGCTTGGTGCCGCGCAGTCCGGCCGGCATGCCGGCGCGCAGGGGTATCGCACGGCGATCCTGAACGGCGAGGTCGCCCGGATCACGGCGGCGCCGATCGGATCACTTGACGATGGCACCACGACGACGACCGTCACGTCGCAACCGCTGCCGTACATCCTGACCACTGTGGTCGCGACGTCGGGCACGGCGCAGACGGTGACGATCACCGTGGCGCCGACTGGTGGTGACTCGATCGCACCGGTGACCCGCACGATTGCGCGCACGCTGGTCACCACAGACCCCTTCTGA